A region of Lycium barbarum isolate Lr01 chromosome 3, ASM1917538v2, whole genome shotgun sequence DNA encodes the following proteins:
- the LOC132631744 gene encoding 21 kDa protein-like, whose amino-acid sequence MAAPKLFFLAATFLSLIYLSNAAPSTSFIKTSCKITTFPEVCVSSLSGYAQAIKNSQEQLVKTSLSVSLDRAGSTKGFVTKLLKFKGLKPREYEAIKDCVEETKDSVDQLTRSVKELKNMDSSHGKDFQYHMSNVETWVSAAITDENTCTDGFAGRALNSRIKASIRSRIANLAQVTSNALAFINQYAAKH is encoded by the coding sequence ATGGCAGCACCAAAATTGTTTTTTCTTGCAGCAACTTTCCTCTCTCTCATCTACCTCTCCAACGCTGCACCCTCCACCAGTTTTATCAAAACCTCTTGCAAAATCACTACTTTCCCCGAGGTATGCGTCTCTTCCCTTTCCGGTTACGCACAAGCCATAAAAAACAGCCAAGAACAGCTAGTAAAAACCTCCTTATCCGTCAGCCTAGACAGGGCCGGATCCACAAAAGGGTTCGTCACAAAGCTCTTGAAATTCAAGGGGTTGAAACCAAGAGAATATGAAGCTATCAAAGATTGTGTGGAAGAGACAAAAGATAGTGTAGATCAACTTACAAGATCTGTGAAGGAGTTAAAGAATATGGATAGTAGTCATGGGAAGGATTTTCAGTATCATATGAGTAACGTGGAGACATGGGTTAGTGCTGCTATTACTGATGAGAATACTTGTACCGATGGATTTGCTGGTCGGGCTTTGAATAGTAGGATTAAGGCTTCTATTAGAAGTCGGATAGCTAATCTTGCTCAGGTTACTAGTAATGCACTCGCCTTTATCAACCAATATGCTGCAAAGCATTGA